A genomic stretch from Candidatus Atribacteria bacterium includes:
- a CDS encoding Hsp20/alpha crystallin family protein, which translates to MAIVPWEPKEMKNLRNLFDEFFDFEIIPQSRHLRKKWLEGGEWSPLVDVIDEKDNIIVKAELPGVDKKDVKISLSENTLAIRGERKEEKETKKENYYCCERAFGSYSRTIALPVQVDNTKTKASYKNGILEIVLPKVEEVKPKEIEIKPE; encoded by the coding sequence ATGGCTATAGTACCATGGGAACCAAAAGAAATGAAAAACTTAAGAAATCTTTTTGATGAATTCTTTGATTTCGAAATCATACCCCAGAGTAGACACTTGAGAAAAAAATGGTTAGAAGGAGGAGAATGGTCTCCGCTGGTTGATGTTATCGATGAAAAAGACAACATCATCGTCAAAGCTGAACTTCCAGGAGTAGACAAAAAAGACGTAAAGATCTCTTTAAGTGAAAATACACTGGCTATTCGGGGAGAAAGAAAAGAAGAAAAAGAAACAAAAAAAGAAAACTACTACTGTTGTGAAAGGGCTTTTGGAAGTTATTCTAGAACGATCGCCCTTCCCGTCCAAGTAGATAATACAAAAACAAAGGCTTCTTACAAGAATGGAATATTAGAAATTGTTCTCCCCAAAGTCGAAGAAGTTAAACCAAAAGAAATAGAAATTAAACCCGAATAA
- the trxA gene encoding thioredoxin — protein sequence MENSKSLEVEVNGNNFKQEVLESSIPVLVDFWAPWCMPCRMLAPTVEKLAEENKGKLKVCKLNTDENQNIAAQYGIQGIPTLIAFKEGKEVGRTVGVTSKEKLQEKLNPLL from the coding sequence ATGGAAAATAGTAAATCATTAGAAGTAGAAGTAAATGGAAATAATTTCAAGCAGGAAGTTTTAGAATCTTCCATTCCAGTATTGGTGGATTTTTGGGCACCCTGGTGTATGCCTTGCCGAATGTTAGCACCTACTGTTGAAAAATTAGCCGAAGAAAACAAAGGTAAACTTAAAGTATGTAAGTTAAATACCGACGAGAACCAAAACATCGCAGCTCAATATGGCATCCAGGGCATTCCTACTTTAATCGCCTTCAAAGAAGGCAAAGAAGTTGGTCGCACTGTAGGAGTCACGTCAAAAGAAAAGTTACAAGAAAAATTAAATCCTCTACTTTAG
- a CDS encoding MBL fold metallo-hydrolase, with the protein MKISFLGATKIVTGSNFLIETGNVKFLIDCGMFQGSKLINRMNYRTFSFNPREIDFVILSHAHIDHSGRIPKLVKEGFRGSIYSTRATADLCSIMLPDSGHIQEIENEWDNRKRIRSGEKLREPLYTLKEAEESLKYFKPFLYDQKIEINQEVTLRFRDAGHILGSSIIELWIREEGNKETKLVFSGDLGRRNRPILRDPRLIDEADYLIVESTYGNRLHPPSEDDTKKLIAIINATMKRRGNIVIPSFAVERAQDIIYELNQYYTEYIQTEDRDFLNVPVYVDSPLTFSATEIFLRNPDCFDEDALKLISIGNNPLDFRNLRFTRTTEESKQINFSKESKVIISASGMCTAGRIKHHLKHNLWRKESSIVFVGYQAEGTLGRRIKEGEKVVKIFGEEIRVNAEIYSLDGFSGHADREGIMQWIKAFKNKPKKIFVVHGEEEAAGEISKRIEEELKIKTYTPELGERLSIEEEKVLPGERLEIRGKSVESRGIEENIEKLKSIFWPVLKRLELKADQSANSEELNSYKNKLIDIQKDILDLNMLITEENKEENNKN; encoded by the coding sequence ATGAAAATATCTTTTTTGGGTGCGACTAAAATAGTTACTGGAAGTAACTTCTTAATTGAGACCGGTAATGTTAAATTTTTAATAGATTGCGGAATGTTTCAAGGGAGCAAATTAATTAACCGCATGAACTATAGAACTTTTAGCTTCAATCCCAGGGAAATAGATTTTGTAATTCTATCTCACGCTCACATAGACCACAGCGGAAGGATACCCAAATTAGTAAAGGAAGGTTTTAGAGGAAGCATATACTCTACCAGGGCAACCGCCGATTTATGCTCTATCATGCTCCCCGATAGCGGGCATATTCAGGAGATAGAAAATGAATGGGATAATCGGAAGAGAATAAGATCGGGAGAAAAATTGAGAGAACCTCTTTACACCCTGAAAGAAGCGGAAGAGAGCCTGAAATATTTTAAGCCGTTCTTGTATGACCAAAAAATAGAAATAAACCAAGAAGTCACTTTAAGATTTAGGGATGCCGGGCACATATTAGGGTCTTCCATCATTGAGTTGTGGATAAGAGAAGAGGGGAACAAAGAGACCAAATTAGTATTCTCGGGTGATTTAGGGAGACGGAATAGGCCTATTTTAAGAGACCCCCGCCTTATCGATGAAGCAGATTATCTGATTGTAGAATCAACTTACGGAAATAGGCTGCATCCTCCCTCAGAAGATGATACCAAAAAATTGATCGCTATTATAAATGCTACCATGAAAAGAAGAGGAAATATAGTAATTCCTTCTTTTGCAGTGGAGAGAGCCCAGGATATAATTTATGAGTTAAACCAATATTATACCGAATACATTCAAACCGAAGACCGGGATTTTTTAAATGTGCCGGTCTATGTAGATAGTCCGTTAACTTTCTCAGCAACAGAGATATTTTTGAGAAATCCAGATTGTTTTGACGAAGATGCCTTAAAGCTTATAAGTATAGGAAATAATCCTTTGGATTTTAGAAATTTAAGATTTACGCGTACCACAGAAGAATCAAAGCAGATAAATTTTTCCAAAGAAAGCAAAGTGATCATTTCAGCTAGCGGGATGTGTACTGCTGGAAGAATAAAACATCACCTGAAGCATAATTTATGGAGAAAGGAGTCCAGTATTGTTTTTGTCGGTTATCAGGCGGAGGGGACCCTGGGAAGAAGGATAAAGGAAGGCGAGAAAGTGGTTAAAATATTTGGCGAAGAGATCCGGGTAAATGCTGAGATATACTCTTTAGACGGGTTTTCAGGTCATGCTGATAGGGAAGGGATTATGCAGTGGATAAAAGCATTTAAAAATAAACCAAAAAAAATATTCGTCGTACACGGGGAAGAGGAAGCAGCCGGGGAAATTTCTAAAAGGATTGAAGAAGAATTGAAAATTAAAACCTATACCCCGGAACTGGGAGAAAGGTTATCTATTGAAGAAGAAAAAGTATTGCCCGGCGAAAGATTAGAGATACGCGGAAAAAGTGTAGAGTCCCGAGGAATAGAGGAGAATATTGAAAAATTAAAATCAATATTCTGGCCAGTGTTAAAAAGATTGGAACTTAAGGCTGATCAGAGTGCTAACAGTGAAGAATTAAATAGTTATAAAAATAAACTTATTGATATACAAAAAGATATATTAGATTTAAATATGTTAATCACTGAAGAGAATAAAGAAGAGAATAATAAAAATTAG